The genomic interval TTTACCAGAAGCGGCGAAAACCTCGCTGCAGTTACCGGATGGGAAGAGGGATCTATAAAAGctgagcgagagagagagagatagaggGAGGGAGGAACGCCAAGCTGAGGCATTACTCGACAAAACCCTAATCGCCTTCCAGCTCAATACTTGTTCGACCAGGAGCTGACGCCCGCTGCAGTAATCGTTTCTCGGACCCTCCGCCCCCTTCCTCTTGTCAGCAGGCGTCCCAGGCTGTGCTCTGAAATATACCTGTTCGCTCCGCCAAAAGATCGCAATTCGCTCGGCTTCTCTTGGCCTCTGCTCGATCGGTACGCTAAAAGATTGTTTTTTCATTGAATCGCTGAAGTTGGGTTGTTTCCCTTCCTTTTGTTAATGTGTTGCTCATTGGTGAAAGTTGTTATGGTTCGGGATTTACGAGCGTTGAATTTCCttgctgatttttttttattcatctttTCCATTATGACGTGATGTGTTAGTCGAATTGGTTGTTGTAGATGCCACTGGTGGTCTCTGTTTTTCATGTTGTCGAAAATGCTTATCTTACGCCCCAACCATCTAGCTGATCAGGATTCATTATAGACCATTCTAACGGATTGATAATTGTCGCACATGTCGTTGGTAGCTTTTGGGATGTACATTAAAAGACCATATCATCTCATTCAGCTTGCTGATTCTTTCAAACTGACGTGATTTCAACTGGCAAAGTGTAGGTCGAGGCACCAATGTGACCCAAACCTATGTAACGAGTAGCAAGGATATTTTAACCAACCACAAGCTATTGCACTATTTTCATCATTTATTGGTTGACTGTTGACATGGTTTTTTTTTCCCATCTGATGTTTAAACTTCTAAATATTTTGTATATTTCAGGTTGAACCTGGTCTATTTGATCAAACTAAGATACAACAGATGTCAGTTCATGGTTGTATCGATCAAGTTATGAACGACAGTGAAGAAGATGATGAGGCACCTCTTGTCTTTAGGAGGCCAAACTCTTCGTCAAAGCAAGGCCACTCAACCTCTGCTTTGAAGAAGACAAATCCTCAAAAGGATTCTAGCTGTAATCTTGTTTCTCACCAAATTGCTCAAAATGGTAGTATCTCACATTCGCAAAATATTATATCACTCCCTGAGACATCTAGAGAGAAGCCTACTGCAACAAGCTCAAATGTAGGATCTTTGCTACCTGTCCAGTCAATTAATTCTTCTCACCATAAATTAACAACAAATAATATGAGGCCAAAACATGAGGATGAACTATCTGTTTCAGATGATGACAAACCATTGAGTCATAGACTTAATTCAGCTTCTACAATAGTTCAGAGAAAGAGTTTCATGGACTCAGAAAAAGCACATACACATTCTTCAGTTCATAAATTTGAAGGTAGAAGCACTGAAAAGATGGATTTGGACGATCCAATTATAAAGCATGAGAACTTTGATGATGATAAACCATTGAGTTTCAAATATTCTACTTCAGGAGCAGTCAATAGAAGTGCCTCATCACATGCAGCAAAGGCTCCCCAAAGTCAAAAGCCTTCTTTACCTCACTCCATGAAGCCGACTTCCAATAATGAAGAAACTGATGATTCAGAAGATGAAAAACCACTTCTTTCAAGGTTTCAGTCCAAGGATGTAAATGGTTCTGGCAAGAAGGACACAATTATAAagcatgagaactttgacgaTGATAAACCATTGAGTTTCAAAAATTCTACTTCAGGAGCAGTCAATAGAAGTGCCTCATCACATGCAGCAAAGGCTCCCCAAAGTCAAAAGCCTTCTTTACCTCACTCCATGAAGCCGACTTCCAATAATGAAGAAACTGATGATTCAGAAGATGAAAAACCACTTCTTTCAAGGTTTCAGTACAAGGCTGTAAATGGTTCTGGCAAGAAGGACACAATTATAAAGCATGAGAACTTTGATGACGATAAACCATTGAGTTTCAAACATTCTACTTCAGGAGCAGTCAATAGAAGTGCCTCATCACATGCAGCAAAGGCTCCCCAAAGTCAAAAGCCTTCTTTACCTCACTCCATGAAGCCGACTTCCAATAATGAAGAAACTGATGATTCAGAAGATGAAAAACCACTTCTTTCAAGGTTTCAGTCCAAGGCTGTAAATGGTTCTGGCAAGAAGGGCACAAATAGTGAGACAAGTGCTCCCAGAGTTGGAGAAAAACGACCTCATAGCGACACCAATCCTACTGAATCTTCATCAATTAAGAAAGCAAAACTTTCAGGAACCTCTGTGTCTGTGAAAGATAAACAGCAAGTGTCTATAAAGAAAGAAAGTAAGGAAGATGATAACAATGATCACATACCAATTGCACAACGAATTAAGTCACCGTCTTCTAACTGCGGATCGATCAGCAAAAATATATTACACAAAACTACTAGCTCATCATTTAAGAAAAGTAATCTTAAAATGAATAAAAAGAAGGATTCCAATTCCTCAAAGTCATTGAAGACACCTCCTGGATCTGGTGGGGGACAGAAATGGACTACCCTGGTGCACAACGGTGTTATATTTCCTCCTCCATACAAGCCTCATGGGATCAAAATGCTTTACAAGGGACAACCAGTCAATTTGACTCCTGAACAAGAAGAGGTTAGCTTTAAAGATGTTCATTACTTCTTTTCTTATTATTATGATATTGTTTCTCTTGTATTCCTTGACTTCATGCAGCAGTTGCATTCCTCTGTTTCTTCAAAAGAATAATATTTAGTTGTGAACtctttaacttttgaaaatttctgaCTCCAGGTTGCAACAATGTTTGCTGTCATGAAAGACACAGATTATGCTCAGAAAaaacaatttattgaaaattttatgCATGATTGGCGATTAATACTTGGCAAAAATCACATCATTAAGAAGTTTGAGGACTGTGACTTTACTCCTATATATGAATGGCAtctggaggagaaggagaagaagaagcagatgACTGCAGAGGTAATTTATGCTCCATACATCCAGGAAGATGCTAACAGTTATTTATATGAAATAGTTACTTGTCATAATGTGTTCTCCATTTTGACTCTGGTGTTATGTGATGTCGACAATAGGTTTTTGCTATTTCTTCAGTTTCATACCTTTTAATATTGTTCATAAAGCTTTCTGCAACTAGTGCTAGTACAACTTCTATTTATGAAAGCTATGTCAAACCATTTATGCCCTTGAACTTTCCAATGCAGGGATAGTTAAAAATGATAGTAAAATTACATTTATGTCAGGAGTAGGAGTTACTGACATTGTGATTAATGGTTACTTACCATcttggtttattttatgattagaaattattttggaaTAAATtgcgatattttttttttatagtttatgaAAAGTATATTTTGGGTCCAACAATCTCAGTGGTCACTAGAGTATACTTGCCCACttgtttgctttctcttatttccaatatgcagcatatttTTACTAGAATTAGGAATCACCATGTACCCATGCTGCTTTTGTAGGAAAAGAAGATTATGAAGGAAGAAAAAttgaagcaagaagagaagtatATGTGGGCAATTGTCGATGGTGTGAAAGAGAAGGTTTATCCTAATGCtaaatttactatttcttttattatatttAGGATATGGAGCTATGAGGTAACTTGCtttatgctgcattttggtgcaACTGAATTGATAATAAAAATATGAACATGATTTAAGCTAATGATTTTAGTGTTTGAATTAAGATATTTGAGGATCTGGAGCTACATTTATGAACAtgaatctatatgttcttttggGGTGACATGTAGTTATTCTGTTTGTGTTCTGTGCAGCATGTAACTTCCCATTTAACACATGATTAGTACTTTATTAAGAACTTTTAAGTCATTGACTCGTTCTGACTGGCAGCCACAACAACAATGAGCCATGAAACCCTTATAGATTTTCAATTTAGTTTTTCAATGGCTGTGAGGACCTATTGCAACTTTAACTTTTTCCCCCCATTTTTCATCTGGGCTTGGAACCAAACTGGTAGTTTTCAACGTGATGAAATTCTCTAAGTTGATATTCTCAGGATCAAATATAGTGGCAAATTGTTAACTCATATGAACACATGGCATCTTTGTTAACATTTCAACGACTGAGGCTTCCTCCAAGTGTTTAACGTCAACATCAGTGATGCTTATCAAATCTGTATTATTTTTATGCTGACTACTAATAAATGTGTCTGTTTTAGGTTGGGAACTTCAGAGTGGAACCACCAGGGTTATTTCGTGGCCGAGGAGAGCATCCGAAGGTCATATTTCCTTGTCATGTATCTACTTTAGTTGTTTCTGGCTGCCTGGTTTGATTTCAATTTCAAGAATCCTGTTATCTTCCACTGACTTTGTTGGTTTTCTATGATTTTAGATGGGAAAACTAAAAAACAGAATTAAGCCAAGAGATATTACAATCAATATAGGGAAAGATGCACCAATTCCGGAATGCCCAATACCTGGTGAAAGGTAATGTAGTTAACTGAGCAAAACTTGAGTGAAGAAGGAACCAAGTAGATTGAACTTGTTGGTAGTTGGTATAGCCTGTCAGAGTCAAATTACATTTATAGGGGTCATTCTTATATCACAGTTTGATTATTTCAGATGGAAAGAAGTAAAACATGATAATACTGTCACATGGTTGGCATTCTGGAATGATCCCATAAATCCAAAAGAGTTCAAGTATGTCTTTCTGGCAGCGAGTAGTTCATTAAAAGGGCAAAGTGACAAAGAGAAATATGAGAAAGCCAGGTTGTTGAAGGTAAACAGTTTCTTTCTTGAATGTGTTTTGACCTGTGTATTGTGCTTTCACTTCATAGGTAGCAAAAGCAAGTTCTTATGGTTTTCTGATAGTCCTGATTCATTAGTGATTGCTAGATTTTTTTCACGTATATGCTGTTAGACTTAATAGTTTAGTCCTGCATTGTTTTTATTATGTTGGTTATGTTGGTTTCCTATATGTATGTGTAAATTCATTTTTCACTTGTTGTACAATTTTATTGCTCTTAACTTAGCATTAAGCCATGTTCCATGCATTGGCGAGGAGGCTATGAATTTCATATGATGCAGTGACCTTGCCACCTTCTCATCTATTAATGTtacaaaatctttcttttatgtTCTCAAACAATCATTCTCCACTCCTAATCATGGAAATGGTGATCTCTCTCCTTAGTGATCCTGATGGCAACTACCATAATCTGTGACCTCTTATAGAAGTTTTACAGTCAAACTTATCCATTGTGTCTCCCCCAAGTCATGTCCCCTCAACACCCCTCTCCTATCCGCCTTTGACGATTCACCTCATCTCAACCCCGCTGCCTAGTGTTGTGCATTGCTTTGAACATGTCCAGCATCATCTTTAAAGTGGTTGCCAATGCATGCAAATACTTGATGGTGTTTTGGCTCAACATGCTACTTTCCAAGATTGTGGGCATTGTATGTGGTAGCACAGCTCCTCCTAATCCTAATTTCAGTGCTAATCCTGATTAAGAAAATCTCATCACTCTTCAACCTGCGAAACTCTTCCTCCTTTTTGCCTTCCTGTGAATCCCTCCTCATGTATCTAAATATGAGCATCAAATCTTTTGATTTTGTGAAAGCATTGTACTTAACGGTATCTCTATGCTTCAGTGTGAGGGGAGGTTTAGTATTAATTGGTAAGTCCCAATTGGTTATTGTGTTCAGGTATAATGTTGAAGTCCTATATCTATTGGGTGTAATTGTTCATTTTTCTATTGAATAATACAGTTTTGTTCCTCTTATATTTGTGTTGCAGGATTATATACAAAATATTCGGAGAAACTATACAAGAGATTTTAATAGTAAAGATCCAACAAAGCGGCAAATAGCAGTGGCAACCTACCTTATTGATAAGCTGGCTCTCAGGGCAGGCAATGAAAAGGTATCAATCCTGTGACCAAGGTGTATTTTTTTATGTATTGTCGATCCTGTTAAATTGCTGGAtttttgtcttttgtttttcttccatTTCCAAGTCATCTGGTTTAGTTTTGCTGCTTAATATTAGACCACACTATTTCATCTGTTTTAATTATTTCAATGCGATTAACTGAATGCTTTGCTTCTGAAGCTATTGGCAATTAACACGATTAGATTATATCCACACTGAAATGCTAGCTGTAATTCCAAAGTTAGGCATTATATACCTTTCAGGacattttcttattcttttcatgTATATTTTCTTGCAAGAGCAATTTATTATAATTTACATCATATTGCTAAGTGTAAGTTGTTTATCCTTTTCGTATAAATCTTTGTACAGGATGATGATGAGGCTGATACTGTTGGCTGCTGCACTTTAAAGGTGGAGAATGTCGAGTTGGTTCCTCCAAATAAGTTGAAGGTAGCATTTATTAAGGAACACATTTCTCtatttctcatcatattttaCGAATGATCTTAACTTCTTGATCTCTTCAGTTTGACTTCTTAGGTAAAGATTCTATTAGATACTTGAACACTGTGGAGGTCGAACCACATGTCTATAAAGCAATTGGTGATTTTCAAATTGGTGTGTTGGCTGCAATTTTTTTTCTCGTTCACATTCTATCAACAGTATGTTTGAACATTTTTCAtatgtttctttttatttttgttagCCAAAAAGAGCAACGGAGGTAAGAAAGATAagggtgatgatctctttgactTGCTGGATACAAGCAAACTAAATGCACACCTGAAGGAACTCATGCCTGGACTTACTGCAAAAGTTTTTCGTACATACAATGCTTCTATTACCCTGGATGTTATAGTAAGAAACTGATTCTCAATCCCCATCAACTCATTTATTATCTGGCTTGTTTTTATATTGTGAGTTGGTATTTTATGAAGTTTGTCTCATTTTCTCATTATTCCACTTTAAATTATTGAAGTGTGATGATGCAGTGAAGAATTGCTTGAAAAATCCAACTCTAACCATTTGTTAAATAAAAAATCAACTTTCTGCATTCCCAACTAGAACAATTTCGTTGGGCTGTTGCATAAGTTTATGGATTTAGATCGTGGAGAAATCAATCTATTTCTTCTTTATTACATTTTTATGAATCCAAGTAATTCTTGTTTATATTTCATTTCTTATTTCCATCAATCTTCCTATATAAGTGTGGatcattttttttatgttgaTTTTATGGCAATGACAGTTGAATAAGGAAACCAAGGATGGTTCTGTGCCAGAGAAGATTACAGTTTATCAGCATGCAAACAAGGaggtaatttatatatttttgttttgtCTATTTATTAGTTGTTTGTGGTTATGATTCCTCATTTTTTTTCTCCAATACAGGTTGCAATTATCTGTAATCATCAACGCAGTGTCTCCAAGTCTCACGAAAATCAGATGTCTAAGTTGAACGAAAAGATAAATGATTTAACAGTAATTTTTTTTGTGCTTTACTAGTTATACTGccaatttatatatttcctttgATTACTCACTCAACCTGCCATCTATATTGATGTTTTCCAAACAGTCCCAAAGAGATGAATTGATGATGGATCTGAGTAGGGCTAAGAAAGGGAAGCCTCCACTTAAAGATAAAGAGGGGAAACCAAAGAAGAACTTGGCCCCTGAAGTGTAATAAGCTTACGGAACTGATGAACTTTGTATGATCAATTTTTCTCTAAATACATCTGATCTGATGTGTCCCAACTTGCAGGATTGAGAAGAAGATTGCTCAGGTTGATGCCAAGATAGGAAAAATGGAAATGGATAAACAAATAAAAGAGGATCTGAAAACAGTTGCACTTggaacatccaaaatcaattaccTTGACCCAAGAATATCAGTTGCGTGGTGCAAGAGGCATGAAGTACCCATAGAGAAGGTACTtggtttcaaatttttttttttaagacaaATACGTTCTTTTTGGTGTCAGAATTGCCTCTAGTTGAGTACATTAGTAAAAGTGTTACTGTCATTGCCTccatttataatccttggtctgcTTTATCTTTCCAGATATTTAACAAATCACTACTCGCAAAGTTTGCATGGGCAATGGATGTTGATCCTGACTTCAGATTCTAGGATATATTTTCCCTGATTGATTCTTATGCAGCAAAGAGAAGTTTCGAGCCATTGAACTTTCAGTTTCAAGTAAATTTCAACAATGCTAGAAGTCATTCTCCTCCCACACATGCGATGGCAGTTGCCACGCGACACTCAAATATACATGTACTTTGATTCAAAACCATTAGCAAATTCAAGTTAATTTCCATGATTAAATTAAATGTCCAAAATGAGATTTCCTCCATTAATTCCCTGCGAATGAACTTGTTGTATGAGCTAGTTATTCTAGGCATGAAAATGTAGCTAATTTTAGCGAGGATATTTGATGTTGGAATGTAAACTTGAATGAATGGAAACTTTCATCAGCTAGAGGCTATGATTGGATTTCAGAACCATCAAATATTTAATAGTTAATTGCTAATCAATTAATGCTCTATTCATTTTGAAGTATATAAATCTGaaacttaaaaatcaaacaaGTCAATCTAGTAAGTGAATTTCAATAGTTACATGGCCTCCTTTTCTGTTGCCTCTGACAAACAATAGTTTCAAAGCATGAGTAAAGCTTCTGAACAAAGTGTTATATCTGTTGATTAGAACACAATCACTTAGTCCACTCAAAGCTATGATACATGTTAACCAAACCATAACATTTGCTTGAAATGCCAAGTCATTTAACAGAGGTGGTAAAGAgcattacaaatgaaaaacttcACCAGCTATTTTCTTTCAATGTCCCCTTGCTTTACTCATGATCAAGGACTGTTCATGACTAATTCCCATCCAGAATTCACACCAGTCTCCCTCGAAGAAACAAAAATAACTTCGGGACATGAGATAGCTTGATGTTACTTTGGAGAAGCCTCTCTTTTCTTCTGCTACAACTATGTCATTGTTTCAACTTGCTCGAACAGCCTTCAAGGATCAGCAGAATGATCTTTTCTGAATCAAGAAATGTAAACTATTTGTGAGAAACATGGAGGTTATTAGCATGGGTAACAATGAGGCTAAGTGGGCATATCTAGTGCATACAATTCTTTTTCGGGACATCAAAGTAACAGTAAGTCAGCGAAACAGTTCATAGATTCATAACAAAAACGGAATTGGGAGAAGCAAATGTATTAGTTTCTTCTCAAAGAGAGAAGCTTCGAGGAAATGACATCCTCTATTTTCCCTTCTAGGAAGATCCATGAATCAGAAATTCTAGAAAATGAAATCGTAAGTCTTTCATATGATTAGCTACTTAAGTGATACAATGAATTGTGACAAGTTAAGATAGCAAAAGTTTAAATCTTTACCCGAACACTTGATTTCTTAATTGCATCTAATGACTCAACAATTTGTAGCTGCTTCATGACTGTAGCATGTAATACCTGAAACAAGCATGCAAAGCTAAACATATCACAGCAATAAAACTAAGATAACCCTTTAAGTAGAGCAAACTTACTAACACAAaaaatctaaatgaaatacatagGATATAGCTACCACAACAGACCAACCTACATGAGGTGATGCATAgctatttatgaaaaaaaaaaagggttgcgGGAGGGAAACTTGAATCAGAATGTGAATAAGGACAAATCCATAAATAACGCCAACATGTTACAATGTGCCATTTCTCCTGCACCACAGGCTTATGGACCATTTAACACACTAAACAGAGAGCACTGACATGGATGCTCATGAAGTAATTGTGTAACCAGACAAAAAAATATTGAGGATGATACTAGGATGGTCAGAAATTTACCTTTTTGGTCTTTTCGAGGTCAAACTCAATATGTTTTATTCGATCCCAAGATTCAAGTAGGGCACGCTCTTTCTCAAAAGGGATTTGAGTGGGTTTATTGGTGAGCTCATCTAACATACTTTCTAGCCTCTGCAGTCGCTCTAAAACAGGAGTCAATTGATCTTCAATGATTTTCTCGGTTGATCTACGTTGAACATCTGAAGGACGGCTGTTGTTCAATCTCCCTTCTTTAAAGCCAATCACATGGATAAATGATAGAACTTTAACAAGACAAGCTATTATCAATTTTCCAAGAAACTGAAACTTAGTTTCTCTTGAATCTCTCTGGAGGAAAACGTGATTTCCAATGCTTAAATTATCTggtaacagaaaaaaaaaacaaaaaaaaactaagaattttGAGGACAATAGACAAACAAGGATGAGGATATTTCTAAAACCAACAGAGAACTGTTCCTAGAGGAACACAGATTGCGTGCCTTGTGGATTTGATGTTGAAATACTGTATGAAGTCCTTCCTTGGTTTCCAAAATTAGATAATCTCTTGCAAGAAGTTGCTCCTCTTCCACCACAATCTATAGCTTTGTCGACCACAACAAAATGATCATCACAACTATAGTATGCTGCTGAATCTCTTGCTTTGATCTGCAATCATGGATGCAATTGCACTGAAATTCAATTGGCACAACACAATCTAAAACAAGTTTTTATTTCCTACCTATATGAGATTGTTATTTCGTCTGTTTAGATTAAAATTTGCATCTAATTATTCCTGCAGTGATAAAATGTAGGAATACTGATCTAACTACTTCCAAACTTGAGGTTTTGAAAGGCCATTCCGCCATTGCAGAAAATATTTAAgaagaaaaataacaaaaagtGTGATCATCACTAATTTCTTTGCAATGAAACAAGTCCTTTATGAAATGGAAGACTTATCAAGAAAATCTTTCAATAGAACAATGTAAAAATCTATTATTATGGGAGATATTAACTGTTACATCACCTACTTGTGtcaatatagaaaaaaaaatctgaaaaggTTTCCTTTATAGCATTGCCATGTTCAAGAGTTCAATTCAATCCATTTTGGAGATGATAATCAGTGGAATATCATTAGGTAAAGTTCCAAACAAGATAACAAAGAGAACTCACTTCTTCATGAACTGGGGCTAAACGACTATACTCAACAGATCTAGAAACAAGATCATCAACATCAGATCCAGATTCAAGTGTCCATGTACTACCATTTCTTCCCTGAAATGACAAGCATACTCAGTTGGAATAGTACTCCAAATGCATCCATATCAATGTCGGAATGAATTGAAAGCTCATATGCTGAAATCTAGATCAGTAAATTCTTGCCTTTGAAAGACATGGGCCAGCAAAGACCTCTTCGCCATCTGACATTCTTCTAGTATGCCTCAATAACACTGCTTCAGCATTATATGCACACTAAAATTTGAAGAGTGACAAAAAGTAAATAAGAGTGACTCCCTTTGCTCTTGAGCttttcaggaaaaaaaaaaacagtaccAAAACACTCAAAACAGACAAGGCCAATTATGTATTGCTTACTCTTCCATAGTGGGATAAAAACATCTGTAATTTCAAGCCACTCCTATCATGTTCAAATTTAGAAACTTGATGCTTCTATTAGATGTTAAGTGGGGAATCAAATCAGGTAATTTAACTAGCTGAATGTAAGAGAAAAGTACTAATGCAGATTACTTAAAATTAAGAGTATTTTATTAGTCACCTTCTAAACAAAAGCTGGTTTATTAAAAGTGAAATAATGCTATTCCATAAAAGAAGTTGAATCAACCTTACCTAGTGGTCTCTTTGTCACAATCTGCTCAAATAAGAGAACTAACTCCTACTAAGAGCCGTTAGGCTCAACTGCTAGCCTGAAAAATATAGATCCAAATTAATAATAGTTCCCTTATTGATGCTTATAAAGCCCTTTTATTAGCTCATAACTGTATAGCTGAGAGTAAACTTGGATGTTATAGTCTCGATTACTTAGGCAGTTAGGCTTGACATCTCCATCACTACTCAAAGTCCAATTCAACCAAGAAGCATCCATGGTCAATGACATGTGAAGACCAATGCCCAATGGTGGCTTCACCATTACACAAGTTCTTTCCAGATATTTCATCATGCCTAGGATGAGCTTTGTTTTGATACTAATTGTCACAGTGCATCCTAACGAGAGAATTTCTATTAACATTATTAGATCCCATCACAAGCCCAAGCAGGAGTTGGCACATCTAAATTTATAAAACTTGTTCATTAAGCTACCACTCTCTGTGAAGATTAAATTAGGGTGTCACACTCTTGGTATGATATTTGGTCTTGGCTGTTTCAGTTAAATTAAAACATGGGTGTAATGTGCAGGAATAATATTTCTTCATATCTATACAAGTAAAATTTACTTTCATAATGTGAGGATCCTTCCATGGTCCTCTGTTAGACATCAAACAGCCACCTTCACCAGAGCATGTACATATGCCGCCCAAGAATTCTGGAAGTTGGCTGAGTGCAGCAATACAAATTAAATTCA from Zingiber officinale cultivar Zhangliang chromosome 6B, Zo_v1.1, whole genome shotgun sequence carries:
- the LOC121992090 gene encoding DNA topoisomerase 1 beta-like isoform X3, whose amino-acid sequence is MSVHGCIDQVMNDSEEDDEAPLVFRRPNSSSKQGHSTSALKKTNPQKDSSCNLVSHQIAQNGSISHSQNIISLPETSREKPTATSSNVGSLLPVQSINSSHHKLTTNNMRPKHEDELSVSDDDKPLSHRLNSASTIVQRKSFMDSEKAHTHSSVHKFEGRSTEKMDLDDPIIKHENFDDDKPLSFKYSTSGAVNRSASSHAAKAPQSQKPSLPHSMKPTSNNEETDDSEDEKPLLSRFQSKDVNGSGKKDTIIKHENFDDDKPLSFKNSTSGAVNRSASSHAAKAPQSQKPSLPHSMKPTSNNEETDDSEDEKPLLSRFQSKAVNGSGKKGTNSETSAPRVGEKRPHSDTNPTESSSIKKAKLSGTSVSVKDKQQVSIKKESKEDDNNDHIPIAQRIKSPSSNCGSISKNILHKTTSSSFKKSNLKMNKKKDSNSSKSLKTPPGSGGGQKWTTLVHNGVIFPPPYKPHGIKMLYKGQPVNLTPEQEEVATMFAVMKDTDYAQKKQFIENFMHDWRLILGKNHIIKKFEDCDFTPIYEWHLEEKEKKKQMTAEEKKIMKEEKLKQEEKYMWAIVDGVKEKVGNFRVEPPGLFRGRGEHPKMGKLKNRIKPRDITINIGKDAPIPECPIPGERWKEVKHDNTVTWLAFWNDPINPKEFKYVFLAASSSLKGQSDKEKYEKARLLKDYIQNIRRNYTRDFNSKDPTKRQIAVATYLIDKLALRAGNEKDDDEADTVGCCTLKVENVELVPPNKLKFDFLGKDSIRYLNTVEVEPHVYKAIGDFQIAKKSNGGKKDKGDDLFDLLDTSKLNAHLKELMPGLTAKVFRTYNASITLDVILNKETKDGSVPEKITVYQHANKEVAIICNHQRSVSKSHENQMSKLNEKINDLTSQRDELMMDLSRAKKGKPPLKDKEGKPKKNLAPEVIEKKIAQVDAKIGKMEMDKQIKEDLKTVALGTSKINYLDPRISVAWCKRHEVPIEKIFNKSLLAKFAWAMDVDPDFRF
- the LOC121992090 gene encoding DNA topoisomerase 1 beta-like isoform X1, with product MSVHGCIDQVMNDSEEDDEAPLVFRRPNSSSKQGHSTSALKKTNPQKDSSCNLVSHQIAQNGSISHSQNIISLPETSREKPTATSSNVGSLLPVQSINSSHHKLTTNNMRPKHEDELSVSDDDKPLSHRLNSASTIVQRKSFMDSEKAHTHSSVHKFEGRSTEKMDLDDPIIKHENFDDDKPLSFKYSTSGAVNRSASSHAAKAPQSQKPSLPHSMKPTSNNEETDDSEDEKPLLSRFQSKDVNGSGKKDTIIKHENFDDDKPLSFKNSTSGAVNRSASSHAAKAPQSQKPSLPHSMKPTSNNEETDDSEDEKPLLSRFQYKAVNGSGKKDTIIKHENFDDDKPLSFKHSTSGAVNRSASSHAAKAPQSQKPSLPHSMKPTSNNEETDDSEDEKPLLSRFQSKAVNGSGKKGTNSETSAPRVGEKRPHSDTNPTESSSIKKAKLSGTSVSVKDKQQVSIKKESKEDDNNDHIPIAQRIKSPSSNCGSISKNILHKTTSSSFKKSNLKMNKKKDSNSSKSLKTPPGSGGGQKWTTLVHNGVIFPPPYKPHGIKMLYKGQPVNLTPEQEEVATMFAVMKDTDYAQKKQFIENFMHDWRLILGKNHIIKKFEDCDFTPIYEWHLEEKEKKKQMTAEEKKIMKEEKLKQEEKYMWAIVDGVKEKVGNFRVEPPGLFRGRGEHPKMGKLKNRIKPRDITINIGKDAPIPECPIPGERWKEVKHDNTVTWLAFWNDPINPKEFKYVFLAASSSLKGQSDKEKYEKARLLKDYIQNIRRNYTRDFNSKDPTKRQIAVATYLIDKLALRAGNEKDDDEADTVGCCTLKVENVELVPPNKLKFDFLGKDSIRYLNTVEVEPHVYKAIGDFQIAKKSNGGKKDKGDDLFDLLDTSKLNAHLKELMPGLTAKVFRTYNASITLDVILNKETKDGSVPEKITVYQHANKEVAIICNHQRSVSKSHENQMSKLNEKINDLTSQRDELMMDLSRAKKGKPPLKDKEGKPKKNLAPEVIEKKIAQVDAKIGKMEMDKQIKEDLKTVALGTSKINYLDPRISVAWCKRHEVPIEKIFNKSLLAKFAWAMDVDPDFRF
- the LOC121992090 gene encoding DNA topoisomerase 1 beta-like isoform X2, with translation MSVHGCIDQVMNDSEEDDEAPLVFRRPNSSSKQGHSTSALKKTNPQKDSSCNLVSHQIAQNGSISHSQNIISLPETSREKPTATSSNVGSLLPVQSINSSHHKLTTNNMRPKHEDELSVSDDDKPLSHRLNSASTIVQRKSFMDSEKAHTHSSVHKFEGRSTEKMDLDDPIIKHENFDDDKPLSFKYSTSGAVNRSASSHAAKAPQSQKPSLPHSMKPTSNNEETDDSEDEKPLLSRFQYKAVNGSGKKDTIIKHENFDDDKPLSFKHSTSGAVNRSASSHAAKAPQSQKPSLPHSMKPTSNNEETDDSEDEKPLLSRFQSKAVNGSGKKGTNSETSAPRVGEKRPHSDTNPTESSSIKKAKLSGTSVSVKDKQQVSIKKESKEDDNNDHIPIAQRIKSPSSNCGSISKNILHKTTSSSFKKSNLKMNKKKDSNSSKSLKTPPGSGGGQKWTTLVHNGVIFPPPYKPHGIKMLYKGQPVNLTPEQEEVATMFAVMKDTDYAQKKQFIENFMHDWRLILGKNHIIKKFEDCDFTPIYEWHLEEKEKKKQMTAEEKKIMKEEKLKQEEKYMWAIVDGVKEKVGNFRVEPPGLFRGRGEHPKMGKLKNRIKPRDITINIGKDAPIPECPIPGERWKEVKHDNTVTWLAFWNDPINPKEFKYVFLAASSSLKGQSDKEKYEKARLLKDYIQNIRRNYTRDFNSKDPTKRQIAVATYLIDKLALRAGNEKDDDEADTVGCCTLKVENVELVPPNKLKFDFLGKDSIRYLNTVEVEPHVYKAIGDFQIAKKSNGGKKDKGDDLFDLLDTSKLNAHLKELMPGLTAKVFRTYNASITLDVILNKETKDGSVPEKITVYQHANKEVAIICNHQRSVSKSHENQMSKLNEKINDLTSQRDELMMDLSRAKKGKPPLKDKEGKPKKNLAPEVIEKKIAQVDAKIGKMEMDKQIKEDLKTVALGTSKINYLDPRISVAWCKRHEVPIEKIFNKSLLAKFAWAMDVDPDFRF